The following coding sequences lie in one Pseudarthrobacter phenanthrenivorans Sphe3 genomic window:
- the rarD gene encoding EamA family transporter RarD, giving the protein MGSVPTPEGSSPAAVPPAAAPAAGRAAAAKAAGPKAVDGPKAVDKETTAGILFGIGAYGLWGLLPLYFFVLMPAGAVEIVANRVVWSLLFCALLITVTRAWSALAAALRNRAVFGTLALAALLIAVNWLTYTYGVTTGQAVEASLGYFINPLVSVLLGVFVLKEKLRPLQWTAVGIGFVAVGVLTYSYGKLPWIALTLALSFGLYGFVKKRVGPRVDAVTSLTVESMVLAPFAAATMVYLAAAGTATLTTQGPGHFWLLLASGVITAVPLLFFGASARRLPLTTIGLLQYFAPVLQFILALVVFREAMTLDRWIGFGVVWIALLVLTVDMLRTARKTSVARRRSKAALKSS; this is encoded by the coding sequence TGCCTCCAGCGGCCGCCCCCGCCGCCGGCAGGGCCGCAGCTGCCAAGGCTGCCGGCCCCAAGGCAGTGGACGGTCCCAAGGCAGTAGACAAGGAGACGACGGCGGGCATCCTCTTTGGCATCGGCGCCTACGGGTTGTGGGGGTTGCTCCCCCTGTACTTCTTCGTCCTGATGCCGGCTGGCGCCGTCGAAATCGTGGCCAACCGTGTGGTGTGGTCGCTGCTGTTCTGCGCACTGCTGATCACCGTCACGCGCGCCTGGTCCGCGCTGGCGGCGGCGCTGCGCAACCGCGCGGTGTTCGGCACCCTGGCGCTCGCCGCCCTCCTCATCGCCGTCAACTGGCTCACCTACACCTACGGCGTGACCACGGGGCAGGCCGTAGAGGCCTCCCTTGGATACTTCATCAACCCGCTGGTGTCCGTCCTGCTGGGGGTTTTCGTTTTGAAGGAGAAGCTGCGTCCGCTGCAGTGGACCGCCGTCGGCATCGGTTTTGTGGCGGTGGGCGTGCTCACCTACTCCTACGGCAAGCTGCCCTGGATCGCACTGACTCTTGCACTCAGCTTTGGCTTGTACGGCTTCGTGAAGAAGCGGGTTGGGCCCAGGGTGGACGCCGTCACCAGCCTCACTGTGGAGAGCATGGTGCTGGCCCCCTTCGCGGCCGCCACCATGGTCTACCTGGCGGCGGCCGGTACAGCCACCCTCACCACCCAGGGCCCCGGCCATTTCTGGCTCCTGCTGGCCTCCGGCGTGATCACGGCGGTGCCGCTGCTGTTCTTCGGGGCTTCGGCGCGCAGGCTTCCCCTGACTACGATCGGCCTGCTGCAGTATTTCGCGCCAGTACTGCAGTTCATCCTCGCCCTGGTGGTGTTCCGCGAAGCGATGACCTTGGACCGGTGGATCGGGTTCGGTGTGGTGTGGATTGCGCTGCTGGTCCTGACCGTGGACATGCTGCGCACCGCCCGCAAAACATCGGTGGCGCGCCGGCGGAGCAAGGCAGCACTGAAATCCTCCTAA
- a CDS encoding NAD(P)/FAD-dependent oxidoreductase, with protein sequence MEDSYQVIVIGAGFAGISAAKELGRKGVRVLLIDSNNYHQFQPLLYQVATSQVGVSAIARPIRSVFRRLRNVRVLTAEVAAIDAANHTVTTAGGDTFRAGILVVAVGAVPNFFNIPGAEEHALPLYSVVDATRLGTSVTRLLDRADREPGTPVDMVVVGGGPTGVETAGALAEHIKFVVTKYFSPELASRCRVHLVDMLPTVLTMFSPKSQEYTWRRLAKIGVQLHMGVSVAEVRDDGVTLADGTDIPGGIVVWAGGLKGGNLLAGSGLPLGKGGRVDVGTDLAVPGVEGVYVVGDAANITDSTGAKLPQLGSVAQQAGKWAARNIHAELNGGTRQPFRYTDKGYMAMIGRGAAVAELGRKRLQLQGLLAFLSWLLVHLALLSGFQQKVRALFSWLNGYVLHSPAQVVIGGPDNAST encoded by the coding sequence ATGGAGGACTCATATCAGGTCATCGTGATCGGGGCCGGATTCGCCGGCATATCCGCAGCAAAGGAGTTGGGCCGCAAAGGGGTCCGCGTGCTGCTCATCGATTCCAACAACTACCACCAGTTCCAGCCGCTCCTGTACCAGGTGGCCACATCGCAGGTCGGCGTTTCAGCAATCGCCCGGCCCATCAGGTCGGTCTTCCGCCGGCTTCGGAACGTGCGGGTCCTGACCGCGGAAGTAGCTGCCATCGATGCCGCCAACCACACCGTCACCACAGCCGGAGGAGACACGTTCCGGGCCGGGATCCTGGTGGTTGCCGTGGGCGCCGTACCCAACTTCTTCAACATCCCGGGTGCTGAAGAGCACGCCCTTCCATTGTATTCCGTCGTGGACGCCACGCGGCTCGGCACCAGCGTTACGCGGCTGCTGGACCGGGCCGACCGGGAGCCTGGGACACCCGTGGACATGGTGGTGGTAGGCGGCGGTCCCACGGGCGTTGAGACCGCAGGGGCGCTGGCCGAACACATCAAATTCGTGGTTACCAAGTACTTCTCCCCCGAACTCGCTTCCCGGTGCCGCGTGCACCTGGTGGATATGCTTCCCACGGTCCTCACCATGTTCTCGCCGAAGTCCCAGGAATACACCTGGCGGCGCCTGGCGAAGATCGGCGTCCAGCTGCACATGGGCGTATCCGTTGCGGAAGTGCGGGACGACGGCGTGACGCTGGCTGACGGGACAGACATCCCGGGCGGGATCGTGGTCTGGGCCGGCGGACTGAAGGGCGGCAACCTGCTGGCAGGCTCCGGACTGCCGCTGGGGAAAGGTGGCCGGGTGGACGTCGGCACCGATCTTGCTGTTCCCGGCGTCGAGGGCGTGTATGTGGTCGGTGACGCAGCAAACATCACCGATTCCACCGGCGCAAAACTGCCGCAACTCGGCTCGGTGGCCCAGCAGGCCGGCAAGTGGGCTGCCCGGAACATCCACGCCGAACTGAACGGCGGCACCCGCCAGCCGTTCCGCTATACGGACAAGGGCTACATGGCGATGATCGGGCGGGGTGCCGCGGTGGCCGAGCTGGGCCGGAAACGCCTCCAACTCCAGGGGCTGCTGGCATTCCTGTCCTGGCTCCTGGTCCACCTGGCCCTCCTTTCCGGATTCCAGCAGAAAGTCCGGGCCCTGTTCTCCTGGCTTAACGGGTACGTCCTGCATAGTCCGGCGCAGGTGGTCATCGGCGGGCCGGACAACGCCTCCACGTAA
- the gabT gene encoding 4-aminobutyrate--2-oxoglutarate transaminase has protein sequence MTTTASDITFRLEQKRRVQADFPGPKSVALAERRKAVVAAGVASGVPVYVADADGGIIHDVDGNSFIDLGSGIAVTSVGASDPAVVGAVKEAVEHFTHTCFMVTPYEGYVAVAEQLNRLTPGDHEKRTVLFNSGAEAVENAIKVARLATGRDAVVAFDHAYHGRTNLTMALTAKAMPYKTNFGPFAPEVYRMPMSYPYREENPEITGAEAAKRAITMIEKQIGGDQVAAIIIEPIQGEGGFIVPAEGFLPALAAWAKEKGIVFIADEVQSGFCRTGEWFAVNHEGVVPDILTLAKGIAGGMPLSAITGRADLLDAVHPGGLGGTYGGNPVACAAALASIGTMEEYDLAGRARHIEEIAIGRLKELQAELAGDGTGVIGDVRGRGAMLAIELVHAGSKEPNPELTKAVAAACLKEGVIILTCGTYGNVIRLLPPLVITDELLNDGLDVLAAAIKANA, from the coding sequence ATGACCACCACCGCATCAGACATCACCTTCCGCCTGGAGCAGAAGCGCCGCGTACAGGCAGACTTCCCGGGCCCCAAGTCCGTAGCCCTGGCCGAGCGCCGCAAGGCAGTCGTTGCCGCGGGCGTCGCCTCCGGCGTGCCCGTCTATGTTGCAGACGCCGACGGCGGGATCATCCACGACGTCGACGGCAACTCCTTCATCGACCTTGGTTCGGGCATTGCCGTGACAAGCGTCGGCGCGTCCGATCCCGCCGTCGTCGGGGCCGTCAAGGAAGCCGTGGAGCACTTCACGCATACCTGCTTCATGGTCACGCCGTACGAGGGCTATGTGGCAGTGGCGGAGCAGTTGAACCGCCTCACCCCGGGTGACCACGAGAAGCGCACGGTCCTGTTCAACTCCGGTGCCGAGGCTGTGGAGAACGCCATCAAGGTGGCCCGCCTGGCTACCGGACGCGACGCCGTCGTGGCCTTTGACCACGCGTACCACGGCCGCACCAACCTCACCATGGCGCTGACCGCCAAGGCCATGCCGTACAAGACCAACTTCGGCCCGTTCGCGCCCGAGGTCTACCGCATGCCCATGAGCTACCCGTACCGCGAGGAAAACCCGGAGATCACCGGCGCCGAGGCCGCCAAGCGCGCCATCACCATGATCGAAAAGCAGATCGGCGGGGACCAGGTTGCCGCGATCATCATCGAGCCCATCCAGGGTGAGGGCGGGTTCATCGTCCCGGCTGAGGGTTTCCTGCCTGCGCTGGCTGCCTGGGCCAAGGAGAAGGGCATCGTCTTCATCGCGGACGAGGTCCAGTCCGGCTTCTGCCGCACCGGCGAATGGTTCGCCGTCAACCACGAGGGCGTCGTTCCGGACATCCTGACCCTGGCCAAGGGGATCGCCGGCGGCATGCCGCTCTCGGCCATCACCGGCCGCGCCGACCTGCTCGACGCCGTCCACCCCGGCGGCCTCGGCGGCACCTACGGCGGCAACCCGGTAGCCTGCGCCGCCGCACTGGCGTCCATCGGCACGATGGAGGAATACGACCTCGCCGGCCGGGCCCGCCACATCGAGGAAATCGCAATCGGCCGCCTCAAGGAACTGCAGGCCGAGCTGGCCGGCGACGGAACCGGCGTGATCGGCGACGTGCGCGGCCGCGGCGCCATGCTGGCCATCGAACTGGTCCACGCCGGGTCCAAGGAACCCAACCCGGAACTCACAAAGGCCGTTGCCGCCGCCTGCCTGAAGGAAGGCGTCATCATCCTTACCTGCGGCACCTACGGCAACGTGATCCGGCTCCTGCCTCCGCTGGTCATCACCGATGAGCTGCTGAACGACGGCCTGGACGTCCTCGCCGCGGCCATCAAGGCCAACGCGTAG
- a CDS encoding gamma-aminobutyraldehyde dehydrogenase: MVQTLQNFINGKFVTPAGTVLLDIVNPTNGEVVAQSPVSVQADVDAAMTAAKDAFRTWKHVTPGQRQLMLLKLADAIEANSDELVEAQHRNTGQVRSLIASEEIAAGADQLRFFAGAARILEGKSAGEYFEGHTSYVRREPIGVVAQVAPWNYPFLMAIWKIGPALAAGNTVVLKPSDTTPESTLVLARLAGEILPAGVLNVVLGTGETGSMMVEHKVPGLVSITGSVRAGIAVAAGAAKGLKRAHLELGGKAPAIVFKDADIKKSAAAIAEFAFFNAGQDCTAITRVLVEDSVHDDVVAAMVEHTRTLRTGSQNDEDNYFGPLNNINHFNAVTSVVENLPANCRIETGGHRAGEKGYFFEPTIITGAKQTDDIVQKETFGPVITVQRFSTEEEAVELANDVEYALASSVWTTNHGTAMRLSRDLDFGAVWINTHILLTAEMPHGGFKQSGYGKDLSMYGVEDYTRIKHVMSALDA; encoded by the coding sequence GTGGTCCAAACCTTGCAGAACTTCATCAACGGGAAGTTCGTCACCCCTGCCGGCACCGTGCTGCTGGACATCGTGAACCCCACCAACGGTGAAGTGGTGGCACAGTCGCCCGTCTCGGTGCAGGCAGACGTGGACGCCGCCATGACCGCAGCCAAGGACGCCTTCAGGACCTGGAAGCACGTCACCCCCGGCCAGCGCCAGCTCATGCTCCTCAAGCTTGCCGACGCCATCGAGGCCAACAGCGACGAACTCGTGGAGGCCCAGCACCGGAACACCGGCCAGGTGCGCTCGCTCATCGCCTCGGAGGAAATTGCCGCAGGCGCCGACCAGTTGCGCTTCTTCGCCGGGGCCGCCCGCATCCTAGAAGGCAAGTCCGCCGGCGAGTACTTCGAGGGCCACACCTCCTACGTCCGCCGGGAACCCATCGGTGTCGTGGCCCAGGTGGCACCCTGGAACTACCCCTTCCTGATGGCCATCTGGAAGATCGGCCCCGCGCTCGCGGCCGGCAACACCGTAGTCCTGAAGCCCTCGGACACCACCCCCGAATCCACCCTGGTCCTGGCCCGCCTCGCAGGGGAGATCCTGCCGGCCGGCGTCCTGAACGTGGTGCTCGGCACCGGCGAGACCGGCTCCATGATGGTGGAGCACAAGGTCCCCGGCCTGGTATCCATCACCGGCTCCGTCCGCGCCGGCATCGCCGTGGCCGCCGGTGCGGCCAAGGGCCTCAAACGCGCGCACCTGGAACTCGGCGGCAAGGCCCCGGCAATAGTGTTCAAGGACGCCGACATCAAGAAGAGCGCCGCGGCCATCGCAGAGTTCGCCTTCTTCAACGCCGGCCAGGACTGCACCGCCATCACCCGTGTGCTGGTGGAGGATTCCGTGCACGACGACGTGGTGGCAGCCATGGTGGAGCACACCAGGACCCTGCGCACCGGTTCGCAGAACGACGAGGACAACTACTTCGGCCCGCTGAACAACATCAACCACTTCAACGCCGTCACTTCGGTGGTGGAGAACCTGCCCGCCAACTGCCGGATCGAAACCGGCGGCCACCGGGCGGGGGAGAAGGGCTACTTCTTCGAGCCGACCATCATCACCGGCGCCAAGCAGACTGACGACATCGTCCAGAAGGAGACGTTCGGCCCGGTCATCACGGTGCAGCGGTTCAGCACGGAGGAAGAGGCCGTGGAACTGGCGAACGACGTCGAGTACGCGCTGGCTTCCAGCGTGTGGACCACCAACCACGGCACAGCCATGCGGCTGAGCCGTGACCTGGACTTCGGCGCCGTCTGGATTAACACCCACATCCTCCTAACCGCCGAAATGCCCCACGGCGGTTTCAAGCAGTCCGGCTACGGCAAGGACCTCTCCATGTACGGCGTGGAGGACTACACGCGCATCAAGCACGTGATGAGCGCACTTGATGCGTAA